In a single window of the Candidatus Zixiibacteriota bacterium genome:
- the hslU gene encoding ATP-dependent protease ATPase subunit HslU translates to MNNNFPTPKEIVEHLDKYIIGQADAKKSVAIALRNRWRRQQADAELRAEIMPNNIIMIGPTGVGKTEIARRLSEMAHAPFIKVEASKFTEVGYVGRDVESMVRDLVDISVNMVKIEKSTECESEAEQNAIERVLELLLGPAPRPVKGKVAPADDADSRKRTLAKLRQKLLDGKLDNRTVELDAPAKQFPVVEVFSPMGMEELGVNFQEMFSGLMPQKTRRRKMTVGEARRFLMHEELDKLISMDEVIAEAMDRVQEAGIIFVDEIDKIVGESNKSGPDVSREGVQRDILPIVEGCSVMTKYGMVHTDHILFIAAGAFHAAKPSDLIPELQGRFPIRVELDSLSAEDFQRILTEPRAALITQYKALLQAENVKLEFNKRAIKKIAEYAERVNTENENIGARRLHTVMTTLLEDLLFEPPADKKKVTISEKQVEATLSEILENEDLSRYIL, encoded by the coding sequence ATGAACAACAACTTCCCGACTCCAAAAGAGATCGTCGAGCATCTTGACAAATACATTATCGGTCAAGCCGATGCCAAGAAGTCGGTCGCCATAGCCTTGCGCAATCGCTGGCGCAGGCAGCAGGCCGACGCAGAACTGCGCGCTGAAATTATGCCGAACAACATTATCATGATCGGCCCCACAGGTGTCGGCAAAACCGAGATAGCGCGGCGGCTATCCGAAATGGCCCACGCACCGTTTATCAAAGTGGAAGCATCCAAGTTCACCGAGGTGGGGTATGTTGGGCGCGATGTCGAGTCGATGGTGCGCGACCTGGTCGACATATCCGTCAACATGGTCAAGATCGAAAAATCCACTGAATGCGAATCAGAGGCTGAACAAAACGCAATCGAAAGAGTCCTCGAACTGCTGCTCGGTCCGGCACCACGCCCAGTAAAGGGTAAAGTTGCCCCTGCTGACGATGCCGACTCTCGCAAGCGCACCCTGGCCAAGCTCCGTCAAAAACTGTTAGACGGCAAACTGGACAACCGCACCGTTGAATTGGATGCACCGGCCAAACAGTTTCCGGTGGTCGAAGTTTTCTCGCCCATGGGTATGGAGGAGCTGGGGGTGAACTTTCAGGAAATGTTCTCAGGACTCATGCCACAGAAAACCAGACGGCGCAAAATGACGGTGGGTGAGGCGCGCCGGTTCCTCATGCACGAGGAGTTGGACAAGCTTATTAGTATGGATGAGGTAATCGCCGAGGCGATGGATCGAGTACAGGAGGCGGGGATTATTTTCGTCGATGAGATCGACAAAATAGTCGGCGAAAGCAACAAGAGCGGGCCCGATGTCAGTCGCGAGGGCGTTCAGCGTGATATCCTGCCGATCGTCGAGGGCTGTTCGGTCATGACCAAGTATGGCATGGTGCACACCGATCACATTTTGTTCATCGCCGCCGGTGCTTTCCACGCCGCGAAACCGTCGGACCTGATTCCAGAACTGCAGGGACGGTTCCCGATCCGCGTCGAACTTGACTCGCTCAGTGCCGAGGATTTCCAGCGCATCCTGACCGAGCCGCGGGCTGCATTGATCACGCAATACAAGGCGCTATTGCAGGCAGAGAATGTCAAATTGGAGTTTAACAAGCGAGCGATCAAGAAAATCGCCGAGTACGCCGAGCGGGTCAACACCGAGAACGAAAACATCGGTGCGCGACGTCTGCACACGGTCATGACCACGCTTTTGGAGGATCTGCTGTTCGAACCTCCGGCTGATAAGAAGAAAGTCACGATCTCAGAGAAACAGGTCGAGGCGACCCTATCCGAGATTCTCGAAAATGAGGATTTGAGTAGGTATATTTTGTAG
- the hslV gene encoding ATP-dependent protease subunit HslV, giving the protein MQTRSTTILGLIHKGQAAMAGDGQVTFDDTVLKNNAVKIRTMSDDKILAGFAGTAADALALYELLEKKIDEYTGNLPKAAVELAKEWRTDKMLQKLEAVIAVTDKEHIFLLSGTGDVIEPDDGIISIGSGGPFALAAARAFMKANPKMTAEKIVRQAMEIAADICIYTNHNITVEAIK; this is encoded by the coding sequence ATGCAGACACGTTCGACCACAATTCTCGGTTTGATACACAAAGGCCAGGCGGCCATGGCCGGTGACGGTCAGGTAACCTTCGATGACACCGTGCTGAAAAACAACGCCGTCAAGATCCGCACCATGTCCGACGATAAGATTCTGGCCGGTTTTGCCGGAACGGCTGCCGACGCTCTGGCGCTCTATGAACTTCTGGAAAAAAAGATCGATGAATACACCGGCAATCTCCCCAAAGCGGCCGTGGAATTGGCCAAAGAATGGCGCACCGATAAGATGCTGCAGAAGCTCGAAGCGGTTATCGCCGTCACCGACAAAGAACATATTTTTCTGTTGTCCGGTACCGGTGACGTGATCGAGCCGGATGACGGCATAATCTCAATCGGTTCCGGTGGACCCTTTGCGTTGGCAGCGGCGCGTGCCTTCATGAAAGCCAATCCCAAAATGACGGCCGAGAAGATTGTCCGGCAGGCGATGGAGATCGCCGCCGATATCTGTATCTACACAAATCATAACATCACGGTGGAAGCGATCAAATGA
- a CDS encoding tyrosine-type recombinase/integrase has product MLTKALESFLKDLTDTKGRAARTVEAYRRDLSPWVGFLERQFKAQPSAAKNDPLFLRVYLRERSEGGVSNRSLARFLSALSSFQRFMLPHQKYQPYLFKIPKMKYSADIPRFISQKDAIKLFEQGGTREDKQSYFYRRDFIMVSLLYVTGIRREELAAISLSDIDQKRGMITVLGKGNKIRQVPVGDRTLSDLRQYLVARTEFASLKESATVALFLNRSGERLSIRSVDRLVGKFARSEGVDFTPHTLRHSFATHLLENGADLMLIKEILGHSSLSTTQKYTHVTAETMKKTYRRAHPRSGSSE; this is encoded by the coding sequence ATGTTGACCAAAGCTCTGGAAAGCTTTCTGAAGGACCTGACCGACACCAAAGGCCGCGCAGCGCGCACCGTTGAAGCCTACCGTCGCGATCTGTCACCGTGGGTCGGTTTTCTTGAGAGACAGTTCAAGGCCCAACCATCGGCGGCCAAGAACGACCCGCTGTTCTTGCGCGTCTACCTTCGTGAGCGTTCCGAAGGCGGCGTATCCAATCGTTCGCTGGCTCGTTTTTTGTCGGCGCTGTCGAGTTTTCAGAGATTCATGTTACCACACCAGAAGTATCAGCCGTACTTGTTCAAAATCCCTAAGATGAAATACTCAGCCGATATTCCCCGCTTCATCTCGCAGAAAGATGCCATCAAACTGTTTGAACAGGGGGGTACACGCGAGGACAAACAAAGCTACTTCTACCGCCGTGATTTCATTATGGTGTCGCTGTTATATGTCACCGGAATCCGCCGGGAAGAACTGGCCGCAATCAGTCTGTCCGATATTGATCAGAAGCGCGGAATGATCACGGTGTTGGGCAAAGGGAACAAAATCCGGCAGGTACCGGTTGGCGACAGGACGCTTTCGGATCTCAGGCAGTATCTGGTTGCGCGGACGGAGTTCGCATCATTGAAAGAGAGTGCGACTGTCGCTCTCTTTCTCAACCGTAGTGGTGAGCGACTAAGCATCCGATCGGTGGATCGGCTGGTCGGGAAGTTCGCACGAAGCGAGGGGGTTGATTTCACACCGCACACTCTGAGGCATTCTTTTGCCACTCATCTGCTCGAAAACGGCGCCGACCTGATGTTGATCAAAGAGATTTTAGGGCATTCGTCGCTGTCGACAACGCAGAAATACACGCATGTCACTGCTGAAACGATGAAGAAAACATATCGTAGAGCCCATCCCAGATCGGGCTCGTCAGAATAG
- a CDS encoding right-handed parallel beta-helix repeat-containing protein, with product MKPAVFMGCVLVLSLIACSDPSTDSKPDPRPPPIIRVPSQALTLQEALDMASTGDTILIAPGTYRGEGNRDLSMPDKSITLKSENGPATTIFDCGGSAFDNHFHLSFNSTSSTIGIVGITFRGAYAGHGAIRCRSAAPRFINCIFRNNEATISGGALRCKAASPLLQNCTMVDNSSMSGAGLFLIAGSRPRLENCVISHSDRGEAIYVSEGSSVPSLECCNLYGNVGGDWIDHIESQAGVTGNLSADPLYCNRDLVGLRLQPDSPCAPDNNACGELIGAGPEGCQ from the coding sequence ATGAAGCCTGCAGTTTTCATGGGCTGTGTTCTTGTCCTGTCACTGATTGCCTGTTCTGATCCCTCAACCGACAGTAAGCCCGATCCTCGCCCGCCACCGATCATCCGAGTTCCGTCACAAGCACTCACTCTTCAGGAGGCGCTGGACATGGCAAGCACCGGCGATACAATTCTGATTGCCCCAGGAACCTATCGGGGTGAGGGAAACAGAGACCTCTCGATGCCGGACAAGTCGATTACTCTCAAGTCAGAAAACGGCCCCGCGACAACCATATTCGATTGCGGGGGATCAGCGTTTGATAACCACTTCCACCTCTCTTTCAACAGTACTTCGTCGACCATTGGAATCGTGGGGATCACTTTCCGGGGCGCCTATGCCGGCCACGGTGCGATCCGCTGCCGGTCGGCCGCTCCCAGGTTTATCAATTGTATTTTCAGAAACAACGAGGCAACGATCAGCGGGGGTGCCCTTCGCTGCAAGGCGGCCTCACCGTTGCTACAAAACTGTACTATGGTCGATAACAGTTCCATGTCGGGCGCCGGGCTGTTTCTTATAGCCGGGTCGAGACCACGACTGGAGAATTGCGTTATCTCACACAGCGACCGTGGTGAAGCTATCTATGTATCCGAGGGCAGTTCGGTGCCGTCGCTGGAGTGTTGCAACCTCTACGGCAATGTCGGCGGCGACTGGATCGATCATATAGAAAGTCAGGCGGGCGTAACCGGCAATCTCAGCGCCGACCCACTGTACTGTAACCGGGACCTCGTCGGTTTGCGGCTACAACCCGACTCACCCTGCGCTCCCGACAACAACGCCTGCGGCGAGCTTATCGGAGCCGGGCCAGAAGGGTGTCAGTAG
- a CDS encoding OmpA family protein, giving the protein MKRLVLSLVLLMSVYMGYILNVQAEDATSDSISLDTLSYGSLIGYLKAQGDTVRGATENEATAKDLHDWFDRRLLELNQEYDTVGRGYRLAPLGIYKTKRDLVKQKTARWNFGAEYHYPLNTMNGSFKVWSHDFDSAGNLELYAKLFVGFGTSKIVDLDVEAASNFGVTLELLRDKKDTTKSNLFNLLAGFTAVYVNPEQGDDGHGFYLYGGNRMFLVKDMLSLDLKLGIAGWRGGFRNNSPPGGFIGAGLNVHSLVDWTAVASPMPRTFEVGLVGNVSLNTLGCKLLLPLRLKKGVSLAPVVEYGRELGTESYDNVIGVGAELRLFGDVRQSVLNPYVGFQQEWLTGGTNTSSGLSVYYGSRLYVGKGRHVALDANFGPTFWQSDIQNEYGLKDWMGRVGVVVSIGGVKEHLTARGAIVTRAGAWGTNAVDSENFERLTDDDLPKRDGEVRVYGLEEGLDTEVPRSVVDSCIDYNSWHPPCVTPPTDTVYLDTCPPPLSKVGDITDLKFFKINLDFGLDVDPLNTKAGLLNRGGSARDSVFIAVLFDNRNTIVKNLDSSNTLFHFVDLDSCQYFGYRWDSTLSRQPEFRELGPLGRSIGPAGQPYMGRYNEYVQPMNWLDKDTLLGYIHGKSVETEILRVISEEAKKKGLYPLESGKYRVGYVRYRENTLAKLVDYRETSSLGVTIMIGKDQDRKALASLTDRCGFELSPVTPDTSTKSEPLGDYYFSNHVKMEDVFDSYPFESDDVIVEYFDTCSVVLSTDQERYLDTTVVNRLKKYPGEAVCLSGYVDKIYCKYEGGDKYQLAHDRAESVADYLKQMGVPEDQIAGVKGIGFMDPPRGEGRDRCVIVRFVD; this is encoded by the coding sequence ATGAAAAGGCTAGTATTGTCATTGGTGTTACTCATGTCTGTGTATATGGGCTACATCCTGAATGTGCAGGCGGAAGATGCGACGTCAGATTCCATTAGTTTGGATACACTGAGTTATGGTTCCCTGATTGGGTATCTAAAGGCTCAGGGTGATACAGTACGAGGCGCGACCGAGAATGAGGCTACAGCCAAGGACCTACATGATTGGTTCGACCGAAGACTTCTGGAATTGAATCAAGAGTACGACACAGTTGGCCGCGGCTATCGCCTGGCTCCTCTGGGCATATATAAGACCAAGCGGGATTTAGTGAAGCAGAAAACTGCCAGATGGAACTTTGGTGCTGAGTATCACTATCCCTTGAATACTATGAATGGGTCCTTCAAGGTATGGTCTCATGATTTTGATTCAGCCGGGAATCTGGAATTGTATGCAAAGCTGTTCGTCGGTTTTGGAACTTCCAAGATCGTGGATTTGGATGTCGAAGCTGCATCTAACTTCGGCGTCACCCTCGAGCTTTTGCGCGACAAGAAAGATACGACGAAGAGCAACTTGTTTAACCTGTTGGCTGGCTTCACTGCTGTTTATGTCAATCCCGAACAGGGAGACGACGGTCACGGCTTTTATCTTTACGGGGGGAACCGGATGTTCCTGGTCAAAGATATGCTCAGTCTTGACCTGAAACTGGGAATAGCAGGTTGGCGAGGAGGGTTCAGGAATAATTCGCCGCCTGGTGGGTTCATCGGTGCCGGGCTGAACGTTCACAGCCTGGTAGATTGGACGGCTGTCGCTAGTCCCATGCCGCGAACCTTTGAGGTTGGGTTGGTTGGAAACGTGTCTCTGAACACCCTGGGCTGCAAACTGCTTCTACCTCTGAGACTGAAAAAAGGGGTCTCGCTTGCGCCTGTCGTGGAGTACGGTCGAGAGCTGGGTACTGAATCTTATGACAACGTCATCGGAGTGGGCGCCGAACTCCGGCTGTTCGGTGATGTCAGACAGTCTGTTTTGAACCCGTATGTTGGCTTTCAGCAGGAGTGGCTGACCGGGGGAACCAACACCAGCAGCGGTTTATCAGTCTACTATGGGTCGAGGTTGTATGTCGGTAAGGGAAGACATGTGGCCCTCGATGCCAATTTCGGCCCGACTTTTTGGCAGAGTGACATCCAAAACGAATATGGTCTCAAGGACTGGATGGGTCGGGTTGGAGTCGTGGTTTCCATCGGGGGAGTCAAGGAGCATTTGACCGCGCGCGGAGCGATCGTGACCCGAGCCGGCGCTTGGGGCACGAACGCCGTTGACAGCGAGAATTTCGAACGACTCACTGACGATGATCTGCCAAAGCGCGACGGAGAGGTGCGCGTGTACGGCTTGGAGGAGGGCTTAGATACAGAAGTGCCACGTTCTGTAGTGGATAGCTGTATCGACTACAATTCGTGGCACCCCCCTTGCGTCACCCCGCCAACTGACACGGTGTATTTGGATACGTGCCCGCCGCCACTTAGCAAAGTCGGCGACATCACGGACCTCAAGTTCTTCAAGATTAACCTCGACTTTGGGTTGGACGTGGACCCGCTTAACACCAAAGCCGGACTGCTGAATAGAGGCGGCTCGGCACGAGATAGTGTATTCATCGCTGTGCTCTTCGATAACCGCAACACAATTGTCAAGAATCTGGACAGTAGTAATACTCTGTTTCATTTTGTCGATCTGGATAGTTGCCAATACTTCGGATACCGATGGGATAGTACTCTATCACGACAGCCGGAGTTTCGTGAGCTTGGCCCACTCGGCCGATCAATCGGTCCCGCCGGTCAGCCATACATGGGTAGATACAATGAATACGTACAGCCCATGAACTGGCTGGATAAGGATACTCTGTTGGGTTACATCCATGGAAAAAGTGTCGAAACTGAGATATTGAGAGTTATAAGCGAAGAAGCTAAAAAGAAGGGTCTTTACCCATTGGAAAGTGGCAAATACCGGGTTGGGTATGTCAGGTACCGGGAGAACACACTGGCTAAGTTGGTCGATTACCGCGAAACCTCAAGTCTGGGTGTGACGATTATGATCGGCAAGGATCAGGACAGGAAAGCTCTGGCAAGTCTGACAGACAGATGCGGATTTGAACTGTCACCCGTAACGCCGGACACTTCGACAAAATCCGAACCACTCGGTGATTACTATTTCTCCAACCATGTCAAAATGGAAGATGTTTTCGATAGTTACCCTTTTGAATCTGACGATGTAATCGTTGAGTACTTTGACACTTGTAGTGTTGTGCTTTCAACTGACCAAGAGCGCTACCTTGACACTACGGTAGTCAATAGGCTGAAGAAGTACCCGGGGGAAGCTGTGTGCCTTTCCGGCTATGTAGATAAGATCTACTGTAAGTACGAGGGTGGTGATAAGTACCAATTGGCCCATGACCGAGCAGAGAGTGTCGCGGACTACCTGAAACAGATGGGGGTCCCGGAAGATCAGATCGCAGGAGTCAAAGGCATCGGTTTCATGGATCCCCCGCGGGGTGAAGGAAGAGACCGTTGTGTCATTGTGAGGTTCGTAGATTAG
- a CDS encoding dipeptidase — MKKHIYCLILAIALLGCAPIERDYLALHRKALVADMHSDTVLRMKNGTDISLRGDEGHMDIPRLQEGGVDLQVFACWINTDTERDSCRPKIDLLIDTLEAAADRHSEAMAICRTAGDAESAIASGKIAAVLGIENGVAIAGDLDNIKHYYERGVRYMTLTHTASSEWVTSSADTAPAFDGLTDFGRDVVRTMNELGMIVDISHASVEAVEQVLKVATAPLIASHSGVHAIYEHDRNLTDEQIKAVAANGGVIGVIFYNGYISTEFADLADSLWGLHRAEFDSLKALYADNDSLYRVARKPLRDSIYAQLEGIVDVGTVVDHIDYIVKLVGPDYVGLGSDYDGVPSMPSGLDDCSMMPNLTKELIVRGYSDEDIGKILGGNFMRVFKQVCGG, encoded by the coding sequence ATGAAAAAACACATCTATTGTCTAATCCTGGCTATCGCGCTGCTCGGCTGCGCTCCGATCGAACGCGATTACCTGGCGCTGCACCGAAAGGCTCTGGTCGCCGACATGCACTCGGACACGGTGCTGCGCATGAAGAACGGCACCGATATCAGCCTACGTGGCGATGAAGGCCACATGGATATCCCTCGACTGCAGGAGGGTGGAGTCGACCTGCAGGTTTTCGCCTGCTGGATCAACACCGATACCGAGCGGGACTCCTGCCGACCGAAAATCGATCTGCTGATCGACACCCTTGAAGCCGCCGCCGACCGTCACTCCGAGGCCATGGCTATCTGCCGCACCGCGGGCGATGCGGAATCGGCAATCGCCTCAGGTAAAATCGCCGCCGTACTCGGCATCGAAAACGGCGTGGCCATTGCCGGTGACCTGGACAATATTAAACACTACTACGAACGGGGTGTGCGCTACATGACCCTCACCCACACGGCGTCAAGCGAATGGGTGACATCTTCAGCCGACACGGCGCCCGCTTTTGATGGTCTGACCGATTTCGGGCGCGATGTTGTCCGCACGATGAACGAACTGGGGATGATCGTCGATATCTCGCACGCGTCGGTTGAGGCGGTGGAGCAAGTGTTGAAAGTTGCGACGGCCCCGCTGATTGCCTCGCACTCCGGTGTTCACGCTATCTATGAACACGACCGCAACCTGACCGACGAGCAGATCAAAGCGGTCGCGGCCAACGGCGGTGTCATCGGAGTCATCTTCTACAACGGATACATATCTACCGAATTCGCCGACCTCGCCGACTCACTGTGGGGTTTACACCGCGCTGAGTTCGATTCGCTGAAGGCGCTTTACGCCGACAACGACAGCCTCTACCGGGTGGCCCGCAAACCGCTGAGAGACTCTATCTACGCACAGCTTGAAGGGATTGTCGATGTCGGCACCGTGGTCGACCATATCGATTACATCGTCAAGCTGGTTGGCCCGGACTATGTCGGCCTCGGATCGGACTATGACGGTGTGCCGAGTATGCCCAGTGGATTGGATGACTGTTCAATGATGCCGAACCTCACGAAAGAGCTGATCGTGCGGGGGTACAGCGATGAGGACATTGGTAAGATACTCGGCGGCAATTTCATGCGTGTCTTTAAGCAGGTGTGTGGTGGTTGA